The sequence below is a genomic window from Haematobia irritans isolate KBUSLIRL chromosome 3, ASM5000362v1, whole genome shotgun sequence.
TTCGTCTTCACAGTGTATTATCTTGTCTATCACAAAATGTAATTGGTATACACTCGTTGTGATCATTTCGAGCAAATCCCTTGCGACAGAAACAACCGGTGCGATGGGGTTCTCCTTTTTTCAAGCATGGTTCATTTAAAGTTTTGCAATGATGGTCACAGTTTGGTCCCAAATGCAAAAACACTTCATTTTTTCCAACCTCGCATAGATGGCCATTTATATGATCCGAGTGGGCAATTGGACCTAAAATTAAATGAGAATATTGtcattaaaaatttgcaatctaaaaaataataataaaataataataaaaggttggctgataagtcctagtattaaatgcatattatttttataccctgcgccacactgtggaacagggtattataagttagtgcatatgtttgtaacacccagaaggagacgagatagacacatggtgtctttggcaataatgctcagggtgggtccctgagtcgatttaaccatgtccgtctgtccgtccgtctgtctgtgaacacatttttgtgatcaaagtctaggtcgcaatttaagtgcaatcgccttcaaatttggcacatgttcctaatttgggtcagaatagaaccctattgattttggaagaaatcgatacagatttagatatagcttccatatatatctttcggccgatatgcactaatacggaCCCAGCAACCAGAGTTTTATATCTATTTGCTTCAAATGTTGTacgaacataacacttagtcgtatagtcaagtgtgcaaaatttgattgaaatcggttcagatttagatatagctcccatatatatatttcgcccgatatggactaatatggtcctaaaagccagagttttggcccgatttggttgaaattttgcacagggagtagatttagcattgtagctatgcgttccaaatttggtagaaatcgatgcagatttagatatagatcccatatatctctttcgcccgatatgcacttataaagacccagaagccagagttttatcccgaatagcttgaaattttgcacaaggagtacaattggtagtacaggcacgtgtgtcaaatttgattgaaatcggttcagatttagatatagcttccatatatatttttcgcccgatatggacttatatggcccagaagccagagttttggcccaatttggttgaaattttgcactaggagtacaattagtaatatagtcatgtgtgccaaatttgattgaaatcggttcagatttagatatagctcccatatatatgtttttctgatttcgacaaaaatggtcaaaataccaacattttccttgttaaatcgccactgcttagcgaaaagttgtaaaaatgactctaattttcctaaacttcttatacatatatatcgagcgatgaatcataaataaacttttgcgaagtttccttaaaattgcttcagatttaaatgtttcccatatttttttactaaaattgtgttccaccctagtgcattagccaacttaaattttgagtctatagattttgtaaaagtctatcaaattctgtccaaatcgagtgatatttaaatgtatgtatttgggacaagcttttatatatagcacccaacacatttgacggatgtgatatggtatcgaaaatttagatctacaaagtggtgcagggtataatatagtcggccccgcccgactttagactttccttacttgttaggtagtaccaaccttcgaatgattcgtgtcaaaatttgacgtctgtaagtcaattagtttgtgagatagagcgtcttttgtgaaggaacttttgttaacatattgtaaaaaatggaaataaaaggaatttatttgataaaataacatactgttttctgaagggaaaaaatacggcggaagcaaaaacttggctcgataatgagtttccggactctgccccagggaaatcaacaataattgattggtatgcaaaattcaagcgtggtgaaatgagcacggaggacggtggacgcccgaaagaggtggttaccgacgaaaacatcaaaaaaatccataaaatgattttgaatgaccgtaaaatgaagttgatcgaaatagcagaggccttaaagatatcaaaggaacgtgttggtcatatcattcatcaatatttggatatgcggaagctctatgcaaaatgggtg
It includes:
- the LOC142229446 gene encoding uncharacterized protein LOC142229446, producing the protein MKIFFVAFCFMLLALNCPIAHSDHINGHLCEVGKNEVFLHLGPNCDHHCKTLNEPCLKKGEPHRTGCFCRKGFARNDHNECIPITFCDRQDNTL